The genomic interval AATTCTATCAAATAATGTAGGTTTATATAGAATCGTCCCCGAAACATCTAATAATAAATACTTCATCTAATATACTTTATGTTTACTTGATTTATTATTCAACTCCTTTTCATCTGTTGCATTAGGATATATTATATCGTATAGCAATCTTATTGCAACACCCTCAATTGTTTTTACCTCGTCTGGTTCTTGATTAAATAAATATTCCTGAATGGTATATTTTACATCTTGAAAACCTAAATTATGTCTTATTGAATTTGTCCCCGAAATTCTACAATTTATTTCAAATGGAGTAATTATGTTATTTTCATCAACTATGGATTGAATATTTAAACTTCCTCTTAAACCTTTAGCACTAATCATTTTGAGAATAATTATTTTTAACTTTTCATCATACTCTTTTACCGTTTTAGATTTTGATGTTGCACCATTAGTTAGTTCTCTTTCCATAGAAAAAAGACCATGTAAACTCCCATCTTTTTTAATATAAAAAGCAGTCGTTATTTCTTTCCCTTTGTGCAAGGCTTGAATTAAATAATCATCCGAAAAACTTTTTGGGTTTTCTGGATTTAAAACTATCCCTCTTGAACCTCTTCCTTCTCTTGGTTTTACAATAATTTCAATTTCTTCATTATTGTACTCACTAGGCAACCAACTTTTAGCAAAAGGTATTTGTAGTCCTTGATGATGCAAAAAAGTTTGATATTTATCTAAATATTTTTTTGCAATTCCTGCATCGCTAGCAGCAATTGTTGCTTTAATTCTATTTTTATGAAGCGATAAAAAGTATACTTCATAATCAGTTGTGGGAATTATTAGCTTAACGTTATGCTTGTTTACAATCTCTATAATTTTGTCTATATAGGCTTCTTCATAAGAGTAAGGCACTTGATAAGTTATAGCGCATAAATAATTACCCGCAGTAAATGAAGCAATATCGGTTCCAATTAAGTAAATATCTAAATTTAAATCTTGGATATTCCTCAAAACTCCTTGACCAACATTACCTCCAGTACCAGTTACTATTACTGCGTTTTTTTCCATCCTATATAATTTTTAATACCTTCGTTTAAAGCAACAACAGGCATCCAATTAAATGTTTTTTTTGTTTTTTTATTATTGTAGTTTACTGAATGAGATGTATCTTCATTAACAAATATAATTTCCGATTTTGTTTCATTAGAGATTATAGTTGCAACTTCATAATTAGAAAACTCTT from Flavobacterium ovatum carries:
- a CDS encoding ATP-grasp domain-containing protein, giving the protein MEKNAVIVTGTGGNVGQGVLRNIQDLNLDIYLIGTDIASFTAGNYLCAITYQVPYSYEEAYIDKIIEIVNKHNVKLIIPTTDYEVYFLSLHKNRIKATIAASDAGIAKKYLDKYQTFLHHQGLQIPFAKSWLPSEYNNEEIEIIVKPREGRGSRGIVLNPENPKSFSDDYLIQALHKGKEITTAFYIKKDGSLHGLFSMERELTNGATSKSKTVKEYDEKLKIIILKMISAKGLRGSLNIQSIVDENNIITPFEINCRISGTNSIRHNLGFQDVKYTIQEYLFNQEPDEVKTIEGVAIRLLYDIIYPNATDEKELNNKSSKHKVY